tgactggaaggaagaaattgggtaggcaaaggtgcacaagcaacagggatgaccgcaagcttgagaatactgtcaagtaaagccgattcaaacacttgggagagcttcacaatgagtagaatgaagccggagtcagcacatcaagagtcaccacactcagacatcttcaggaaaaggactaccaagccacttctgaaccagagacaacgtcagaagcatcttacctgggctaaggagaaaaagaactggacagtgaacagtggtcgaaagtcctcttttcagataaaagtaaattttgcatttcatgttgaaatcatggtcccagagtctgaaggaagactggagaggcacagaatccaagctgcttgaagtctagtgtgaagtttctgaagtcagtaatgatttgggggggccgtgacgtctgctggtgttggtccattgtgttttatcaagtgcaaagtcaatgcagccatcttccaggagattttgaagcactttatgcttccatctgctgacaagctttatggagatgctgatttccttttccagcaggactttagcacctgcccacagtgcaaaaaccacttccaagtggtttgctgaccatgatattactgtgctttattggccagccaatatgcctgacctgaatctatgggatattttcaagagaaagatgagaaacagtcgatccaacaatatacagatgatctgaaggctcaatagtgcctcagcagtgccacaggctgatcacttccatgccacacttcactgatgcagtaatttgtgctaggagcaagtcatttgctgtaatatgtcctgccgatcaagtattgagtgcacaaaagaacatactttaaagaacttgaacttttctgttttgcaaatccattttttgattgattttaggaaatattctaatattttaaaatactggattttggactttcatgagttgtacgctctaatcatcaaaatttaaaaaaaaaaacttttgaaatgttttactttacatgtagggaatctagaatatatgaaagtttcatttttaaaaataatttataataaaaaaatgaactttttgatgatattctaattatatgaccagcacctgtatgtatgaTAAGCATTGGAAAACAAACATCCCTAACTACAATACATCTGAAATTATAAGGATGCTTCACAGCACTCACCATCTTTTGTTGTTAGGGAACATTTGAACAATAATCCTAATATTTGAAACAAATCATCAGTCTGATTGACACAATGTCATGAGTACCActcataaatatttataaaaaataaagttacatACTGTAGAACATCTTTTAATTACTTACAGTAACATTATAGGGCTTTTACGAAatcaaatgaatatatatatatatatatatatatatatatatatatatatatatacgactatcgtctttcagacgaacacaatgtGAACGCCACATTTTGcagcccaaaaaatgcatccatccatcataaatataatccatacggctccagggggttaataaaggccttctgaagcaaagcaatgggtttttgtaagaaaaatatccatatttaaaaatttattaacTATATTAACTAGCTTCTACCAGACAATTATACGCATACTGTGCAAGTCTTGAGCTCCttttatatcgaaatcctccaacatttctctttaaaaattctcgttttagacttctaatttgtgaccagtgttttgttgtgctctatcctctgagcttctgcatttgtcatgcgtcgggtcactCTTGTGCCACAAATCGATTTGTCCCTGATGCTAGTTATTATACTTAAAGttttaatatggatatttttcatacaaaaacccatcacttcacttcagaaggcctttattaaccccctggagccgtatggattatatttatgatagatggatgcatttttttgggcttcaaaacaccCCCCtacaattataaagcttggaagtgcaaggatatttttaactacagtatctcacaaaagtgagtacacccctcacatttcagcaactattttagtatatcttctcaaggcacaatactatagaaatgaaacttgtatatattttagagtagtcaatgtgttGCTTGTATagtagtacagatttactgtcttctgaaaataactcaacatacagacattattgtctaaatagctggcaacaaaagtgagtacaccctaagtgataacagctctacgtcttttaaccatgcaaagccacatgtcctattcatcatgttcatgtttttgtctgcttgataggaccatacaaatgtgtgtatcttgtattagagcagtttaaatttggtgctttgagtacaattctctcatactgatcactggaagttcaacatggcacctcatggcaaagaacactctgaggatttgagaattagaattgttgctctccacaaagatggcctaggctataagaagatcagTAACACCaaactgagttacagtacagtggccagggtcatacaGAGGTTTTCCGAGACGGGTTCCACTTGGAACAGGCCCCGCAAGGGTCGATCAAAGAAGTTGAGTCCTCGtgctgtgcgtcaggtgcagaagcaatacaattttcatttttatagtattgtcgcttgagaagatatactaaaatggttgctgaaatgtgagggtgagatactgtatatctcTGACTGTGTTCATCTGCAaaaagatggcttgagggtgagtaaatcatggggtaattttcatttttgggtgaactatccctttaatatgtgCGGcgggagcttcatggaatgggtttccatggccaagcAGCTGCATGTAAGCTTCACATCACCAAGAACAATGCCAAGCGTCAGATggagtggtgtaaagcacggcACCACTAGACTCTGGAGCAGTGGAAACCTGTTCTGTGAAGAGAcaaatcacacttctctgtttGTCAGTCTGATGGGTGAGTCTGGGTTTGGAGGATGCCAGGAGAACGTtacctgactgcattgtgccagcTGTAAAGTTTGTGGAGGAGGGATGATAGTATGGGGCTGTTCTGGCTCCTTACTTCCAGTGAAGGAAAATCTTAATGCGTACCTAGACATTTTGAACAATGCTAAgcttgtgggaacagtttggggaaggCTCTTCTATTCCAGCATGACTGTgccccagtgcacaaagcaaggtccatagtTGAATGAACTGGAACGGAGattgcgagccaggccttctcatccaacatcagtgcctgacctcacaaaggCTCTACTGGATGCTCTAGACTCCTCTGGAAAGCCTTTACTTTTACTGTATTGGCATATTGTTCTAGCTCAGAACCTTATGGATGTGTACTTCATCACACTGTTtgataaaacactgaatagatatattataaacattatggattttatgtTACGTAAGTTAGGTAATGTATGTGTATTTTCCAATGTGCCATCTGTAGCCTATTACTATAATTATTTCAGCATcaagggtgatttgaaacatgtatcttgcattgtttgctattgaatgaactgattgttaaaagtactaaattGAAAGaagattaaaccaaatgttctcattacatattatatatatatatatatatatatatatatatatatatatatatatatatgaaagcaTGGGACCATGTTTCGAAAGAATGACTGTGTGATCAGTTTGGTTTTTGTACTACAGTTTTGAAAATGCACACCTTAtttgtgaaaatagtaccaagTGGTTATAGTTGAACTAACATTATTTAATCAGATCTAGTGTAATCTGCGATACACATcgtttcaaagtagctttacaTATCAAATtactatattgtgatatatatatatatatatcattactGTGACAGAAAAATGCCCATCTGATGGTTCAAGATTTTGAGGTATTAATGTAAGATATTTGTTCCAAGGGACTTAAAACAAGTAACCACTGCTAATTTAAACACCACGAACGGATTCTGATAATCCTGTCGTAAatctattaaaagaaaaaacatatttacGACATAAAAAGACCAGCAGCCTGCGCCTTTAAATTGTCCGgctgttgtcatggcaaccaGCGGGCCTGTGTGTTTTGCGACAGACCGTGTTCCGCGCCGCAGCACATCATTATCAGCACAGCAGATGAATCCAGCATAAACGCATGTGAGTTTCATTCCCTTATaccatatataattacatatgatgtacatataatatgtaataaataaagtGTGTGACGAGAGGTGAGTGATAACGTGTTTTCTGCGGGATGAACAGCATTAAATGTGGCCTTGCGTTTATAGAATAACCATTAGACAGATGTATGTCTGTATGTTTTGCATAAAACATAATTATTCTGAGGTTATTTGAACACTTGAACACTCAAAAAACGTATTACTCTGGATTTTGTATTCTTTTGCGTACCGTGTAAATGCAATGGAATAAATACCTGAGATGATAATCATAATGTTATTGTTCCACTGTAATACAATGGTGTTCTTGGAAGTAACTTGTAATTCTATGTAAATAAATACCATGGTTTATAAATGAGGCAAGCGTTCTGTTTCTGTACCATGGTATTAACCAGGGCTCCAGATATTTATACAGGGGGCAAATGTAAATATCTAAATTACAACTATCCacatgaaaacattacattctgtttgcatttcactgattcttgagataagggACAAAACATGTCTTACACACAAAAGCCctctttatgttaaaaataaataaatttgtaaaaatactTCAAGTTACATCTAAAGGAGTAAAGTAAAGATACATCTAAAGGAAATCTGAATATTCAGGACattcattgcttttatttttaaatagttttgttagtattattttaaatacatgctCTATACTTGGAAAACACGTAATTTAGCCTGTCCTCATCATGAGGTCACAATGTAAAATTGCCAaacaaagtgtttaaaaatgcaacaaattcaaaaatatacatttaaattgaaaggcagagatctgtaatatatcaaacaatacaaaaagtaaGTCTTGGattatattttccattaaaaGTTCCTATTAAAGTTGTGTCCTCACTTTGCGTCAACTCTATCAGgtttttttataattctgaaTAAATCAGGCAATGTCATGGTCATCTTTAACTCTGAGGACCCCTTTCCTTTTTCCTGCTCATTGTGGATCTCACAGTAGGACACACAGTCCTGGAAgtcttatatttttttatattttatacaaacagTGTTGAAGTCTCTGCGGTCACAGCTTTAACGTGTCAACTCCGTCATCCCGGTGTAATAGTTTCTGTAAATAGTTATGGGATAAATCTTGGCATTTTTGATGTTTATTAAGGCAGCTAcagctgagaaagaaaacaaaattgctCCACTGTACAACACATGATTAAGGTGGAAAAATATTCagttttgtcaactccgtctcAACAAGTGCTCTCAAAAAGTCTATATAATGTGATTTAATATGTTTTCTTGCATATGGGGAATTCTTCTAATGTTGTTTCATGATTCtatttacatatactgtatatttggccCCAGCTGGAcctttgtcaactccgtcagtatttaaCACCGTCAGGTGaagttttttgttaattttgaaagaaatgtcttattcttttttcaattcattgtgttaaaatattaaaacatcaacTGAACTACATGATATCATGTCTGATTTACCTAAGAACATTGGttatatatgttaaatattaaaaaggagGTTAGAGAATTAAAGAATTTAGGAACTGGATTATTCATAATAACCCTAACCCAAGAAAAAAATTAGAGAATTTATTTATCACTTAGCTCCTTTATTGAACACAATTACTACATAATTGAAGACTTTACACTGTTGTTGGAtggatcaaattaaaatatcatgcTTTTTTAATGTCTCTGACAAAGTTGACACAAATTCTGAagtgaataaatgtacatttttagagaaaaacattttcagaaaaacctgtttcctttgtctacaaatatatcagtttaaaaataatgtatacttctaaaatatgttttgtcccttatctcaagaatcagtgttATATACAGTCAGAATAACTCATATTGACCAAATATCAGCCGATTAATCATATTTGTCTATCActaataggggtgtaacaatatatcgcaatacaaaaatgcgacaatatgtattgtgtatagttcGCCCAAAATGAAAGTTTAGACTGGTTTAATTTTGCATCAAACCTAGAAGAtcacacatttgagcttccatgtttattaattatcatcaataaattaaaaataaaatgcattacttaataaaatataatatatttaaacaggacctatattacatcttgtgaaaggggcattataagtctctggtgtcccagaatgtgtctgtgaagctcaaaataccccacagatcatttattagagcttgtcaaatttgaccctatttgggtgtgagcaaaaacacactgtttttgtgcgtgtccctttaaatgcaaattagctgctgctcccgccccctttccagaagagggcggagctttaacagctcgcgcttcggtcgctcaacaacaacaaagctggagaatctcacgcagccaaaatgaggattgtcagtacgATTGTTTAATGAACAGTGCTTTGTGTTAACTGTTTTATCTTATGTCTTAgaagtaataatttaaaaaacatacaatttCAACTCTAATCACTAATTATGATTTCTTTGTTGTTGGTGGTTTATTCCCCCAGAGTTTCAGTGCTATGGAGATTCCTACAAGATGAGCGGCAATGCGCTCGGTCACAGGAGCGTCACATTAACATCCGTCCGCCTTTTAGCTATCTGCAGGTGATCCTGTTATGCAACATGCAGCCCTGGAGTTCCTGGAAGAGTCCTGTCAGTGGGCCTTCCTGAATCCAGGGGCTTCCCAAGCCCACCCATGCCTGTCATTCCCATCCCACGGAGGGTTCGCTCCTTCCATGGCCCTCACACCACCTGCATGCACTCCGCATGTGGCCCAGCACGCACCGCCCAGCTCGTACGCACCAAATACAACAACTTCGACCTGTACCTGAAGTCTCGGTGGATGTATAGCTTCATCCGGTTCCTTCTCTATTTCGGCTGCAGCCTGTTTACCTCCCTCCTCTGGGTGGCGCTGTCTGCCCTCTTCTGCCTGCAGTACGTCAGCGTGCGAATTTTCCTTCGCCTTCAGTACAAGCTGTCCGTCATCCTCCTGCTGCTGGGCCACCGCCGGCTGGACTTCGGCATCCTCAATGATCTGTTCATATACAGCATGCATGTGACCATGTTTCTGATCGGAGGCCTGGGATGGTGTTTCATGGTCTTTGTAGATATGTGaagttctgattggctgaatgaATATGATCACTGAAAGACACAAGTCTTATGCTTAATCAAACCCACTTTGATTCGTTTATTTAAGCTTGCAACATGACAAAACTgagaacatttaaaagagtaataaaaatgttgtaagtgtgcatggtttatttttatgttttatattaattaaatgtgttgtgtgtgttgcaTTTTAACACTGTGCGTAGGGGAATCTCATTTAACATCATACATTTTTAGATATGCATGTGCCTCGATTTACATTTGCTTTAGAAAAGTTGGTCTTTTATCACGGTTCTCTTCGTCATACAGAAATATCCTTCACTAATGGATTTGTGGTGTTTAGACTATATTATTTGTCTGGTGCCAATCAGAGCATGAGTCTGATGCCCCATGTTGCATTAGTGTGGTGTTGTTGGCGCCAGCCTGGCATGAATGGAAAGTGAGTGAGTACAATCTCCTATTGTTTGAGGATCAAACATCATATGCCTCATACTTGGCCAAGCATGCTCTTTTGTTCTGAAACCGAACGGACACCAGTAACATTTCAGACTGGCCATTGTACCGCTCAGCACAGAAGGGTCAATGCCTCGATGAACTGATACATGTACATCTACCGATATGATCAGTGTCAAATGGCCGAAGGGACACGTCCTGGAGGGACACGTATCTACTACTGCAGACGCGCTCGGATGGTTGTTGTGGTGTAGCACAGTTCAATAACATCTCAGGAACAGCATATGAATAAAAACACTATGAATAAAAATGGTGATAATCTCACTAGTGTGTCCAATTTCTGTGTATAATAAATGTGAGCCAGACAATTGTGTCTTAATTTGTTTCAAAGAGATGCACAATACTACATGTACACATTAATTTTGCACTTTTTACCCAATATTGGCTTGAAATCCACTaaaaaagcagtaaaaaaaagatggacaacGATTGTAGTAAGTGAAGCCACCAGTGTGGCAATATGgtgctgacatcttgagtctcgagtctgcgcagtagtgagcgcaaagtggagccgcgatatcaaggtcccgcccgCACTCCCGCAGAATCGGTTAATAAAGCAGAACAGCtcatgtcggtgtgaaataaacagttctggaaatgtagaaattaaagttaaagcttcAATCTCCtgaagatccagaaaaaaaagtctgttggtgcttcagtgactacttcgctcagagaagctgtcaatctcaaCAGTCAATCATGATGTCAAAACCcgtgtttttatagcatcaaataactaacaaaacaaacttatttaaagaacgaacactttaactaacatcagcgtgataaaaactttataaaatgacagaaatcatctttgaaaaaaaatatatttgaagtgtaatttgattgtttaggtTGTATATACAGCATCCAGCCACTTAGGGGCGAATgagacgctttggcttcacttttcaggacttgtgtggCACACGActcctgaaaaatgtataaacaaaaaatcattattttaggCACAATGTTGtgagttactttgtttttgctCTGTCAAAGAAAATAGATCCAagtaaaacaactgtttttgtgaataaatcagtgtttttgaacaaattggttaaattaatgattcaatgactcacttactAAGACAGTCAATTGTTTTGTTCctgacttttgttcatctttaagAATGAACCTGGTTGAATGATTGATTCAATGACTCTCTCATAAAGACTTTCAATTGCCatctactggtgtaacaatctttacatatatttaaatatttttatatgtgtatgtatgtttttttctgtgtatttctCTTCGGTAaagcactttgtaaacactgttttaaaaggtggtatataaataaagctTCACTTACTTtagaaagaaaaactgaaaaatctcGCTAACCCACTGATAGTCTGTCTGGAACACGCAGACAAGACAAgcagagtgatacaaacagtcaAAAGTCCTTGTGCTGTTGGTGTCCTATATTAAGTATGGCTAATATATGagctattattttatatcttgcagttctgacttttttctcagaattgtgaatttgcaagtttatttcttttgttctcgtaattgcaagtttatatctcggaaTTGGGAATTATTTctcaaaaagtcagaattgtgagatatgaactcgcaattaaaaatgtaattgcgacttttttctcacaattgcaagtttatatctcataattcaaactttctcagaactgtgagtttaagaaaaaaatgtgtcaaaattgTGGGGAAAAGGTTGCAATTAGgctaccttttttattttttattatatgggCCTGGTACAAATATGACATACAAAAATAGGCTATTGGCCCATATGTAGCCTATGCATGATCGATCATTAAAtgatcgcgatctcgattcaaataCACATGCGCTATGATTCTGCTATGTCTATTAAATGATCACACCAGAATTTTTACCTGCTTTCGCTGCTGCCACTGAGCCAGCGAGTGTTTTCAATACAGTAGCTATTACTATTTCTGTTGCAAATAACGAAAGTAGGCCTACTTTGAAACTAATTTTACGCTTCGAATAAAGATTGTATCTATTAcattatgccagtaggtggcgacgagtaactgttaaaatgtatgtatagaCCTTAAGTAGCCCTGCCCCTTTTCAGcactgcgctcgttgtcttttgtcttccggtttgtatttccacagcgatcttaagtatttatgaatgaactgcttattttaaaatcttcccggtatACTGACATttgctttaaacataacaatgctcacgataactttcactaactctacaataagtaaatccacttcaccagctaattctttgacagcgatgccatagaaatatacagagctaccgcaaaaacagaAATTCAATAAAGATGAATTGTTTCTCTGGTGCTATAACTCTGGACAAAACAAGTTTTCATTGATTAATTTCAAACGATTTTTACATAGGCtaatgaattcatttaaattaataaatatttttaaatagatttatttataatattttatctaCCTTGCACCATTAGTGATTTATTTAGCAATAATAACTGTCGCCTGTACATTATCCCCTTTATATAAGTACACGAACACAGTTAGGTTTGAGGAATAAATGTTTAAGCGGCTTGCCATACTTGTTCATTAGAAATGAACTGTACGGGACGGTCCGACTGTGTCTTTAAAAACTCCTGAAAGCGTTGGAGAATGATGTCAGACTGAACGCGAAATCACTTCctgaactgagagagagagagagagagagagagagagagagagagagagaggcagatgGGGAGAGCGCTGTTGTTGTAGTGAGACAGCAGTGGAGGTGAGGAGGGTCTGCCTGAATATACGGACCCCGCTGGAAACTTCACATCCAGAGAAAGAACCGCTACTGAGCGTCGCGCTCTTATATGGAGGAGAGACTCGCCGGGTAAATATATGacacgcagcatgtttgagtcCTGACTGCATGACGCATATGGAGCCATATTTTATTTCCTACTTCATATATTCTGTGATTCACAGTACAGCAGCATTTACACTGATGGGGATCAGATTTCGTAATGTCATATACTCAGAACTGAAACTTGGGGTTGCTGTAATAACCTTAATGTCTCACATTCAGACATTTGTTTTGGCTAATGAAACTTGTttcaaaaaaatcaaactgGCAGTGAAGGAATGCAGGTGGATTCAATGGAATGTGTTTTGAGAGCATATTGTGAAacgtgtgtgcgtgtatgtgtgtgtgtgtttgtgtttgagtttattagtgttttattgcagaatgatgatgatgatggtcaCTGCAGACAATCACAAACACTTACAACTCACAGAGCAGACGATGTACTTTTGCAGGTATTGTTTTTGAACATGTATGACACAGTTTAGTCTGAAAATGCTCTTATGCATTTTTTGGGCATGTGCTTTGGGCAGGTTATGAAGAAACTTGGAGTATTTGATATTAAAAACAAGGACTTTCATTTACAGATTGAAGTGTCACAGCTAAATGCCgtatattgttttattctggTGATCTCTGGTTGcagcatttttatttgtaaatgaagTTCATTGTTGCATGAATCCTCAGCAGTTGATTTCAGTGTTCATTGAAACCGGATGTCATTTTTAACTCTGAAACCACATGAACAGAGGCACGGCCGCACACTCAGCGAGATAAACCAACTAACGGTTTGAGACAGATTGATAAGGCCAGCTTGATCTGTGGTTCATAGTGTGTTCAGACAGTTCTTTAGCTTCAGCTGAGTGAGTGTCTGTTGCTTTAAGATTATTCAGACGATGACTAAATTGGAGAAAGGAAGTTTGGTCAGAGGAGAGAGTGTATAGCCacatgaagtgtgtgtgtgtgtgtgtgtgtgtgtgactgttgCATGCTGCTGTCTGGTTTCCAAGACATGTGACTGTGCACAATGCCTCCTTTCCTATGCAACTAACATGTGCTCCATGGCATTTCCTGCATACAATATCTCTCTCCATTCGTCTAGATGATATCTAACAAATATTTTGTGTGCACAGTGAGTCATTTCAAAAG
This Ctenopharyngodon idella isolate HZGC_01 chromosome 5, HZGC01, whole genome shotgun sequence DNA region includes the following protein-coding sequences:
- the LOC127513147 gene encoding transmembrane protein 250, giving the protein MPVIPIPRRVRSFHGPHTTCMHSACGPARTAQLVRTKYNNFDLYLKSRWMYSFIRFLLYFGCSLFTSLLWVALSALFCLQYVSVRIFLRLQYKLSVILLLLGHRRLDFGILNDLFIYSMHVTMFLIGGLGWCFMVFVDM